A part of Deltaproteobacteria bacterium genomic DNA contains:
- a CDS encoding GNAT family N-acetyltransferase encodes MTAPDELVGPRVLLRPFALADVPAVLAYASDPEVTRHLQWDAYDDPATAASFIRSTLGGGETWFARAIVLRETDAVIGGVDLRVVSPPDRRAELGYGLARAYWGHGYATEGAGLLVRFGFERLGLTRIQAACAVENERSMKTLERLGMRREGRLAQYRWKAGAARDLYLYAITRADWDGA; translated from the coding sequence ATGACGGCACCCGACGAGCTGGTCGGCCCGCGCGTGCTCCTCCGGCCGTTCGCCCTGGCCGACGTGCCGGCGGTGCTGGCCTACGCATCCGATCCCGAGGTGACCCGCCACCTCCAGTGGGACGCCTACGACGACCCGGCCACCGCGGCCTCGTTCATCCGCTCGACGCTCGGCGGGGGGGAGACGTGGTTCGCGCGCGCCATCGTGCTGCGCGAGACGGACGCCGTGATCGGCGGCGTCGACCTCCGCGTCGTCTCCCCGCCCGACCGCCGCGCCGAGCTCGGGTACGGCCTGGCGCGCGCCTACTGGGGACACGGCTACGCCACCGAGGGGGCCGGGCTCCTGGTCCGCTTCGGCTTCGAGCGGCTCGGCTTGACGCGCATCCAGGCGGCGTGCGCGGTCGAGAACGAGCGGTCGATGAAGACCCTCGAGCGGCTCGGCATGCGGCGCGAGGGACGCCTCGCGCAGTACCGCTGGAAGGCGGGGGCGGCGCGCGACCTGTATCTCTACGCGATCACGCGGGCGGACTGGGACGGCGCGTAA